A window from Streptomyces subrutilus encodes these proteins:
- a CDS encoding IclR family transcriptional regulator: MLARGLSVLRCFRPGEPELQLSEIARRADMPKATAHRIISELVEEGMLERGEKGLRLGVALFMLGARVPRQLKLRSLAFPYAEQLHHVTRGSAFIFISDAFGPDAALVDAVRRAHGSGTELGVEDEAWASVQAATRIFHAFASGPVLPLAAAWGEAEGEAGRVRHQGFVAVRGVTGAIGIAAPVLTASSTAVGALAVTGPPGRLQVVGAVSHLRAACAAVSRALQRTPDMALAQ; this comes from the coding sequence ATGCTCGCGCGCGGTCTGAGCGTTCTGCGTTGCTTTCGGCCGGGCGAACCAGAACTCCAGTTGTCCGAAATAGCGCGCAGAGCCGATATGCCCAAGGCGACCGCCCACCGGATCATCTCGGAACTCGTCGAGGAGGGAATGCTGGAGCGCGGCGAGAAGGGCTTGCGGCTGGGCGTGGCACTTTTCATGCTGGGTGCGCGCGTTCCCCGCCAACTCAAGCTGCGCAGTCTGGCTTTCCCGTACGCGGAACAGCTCCACCACGTCACGCGGGGGAGCGCGTTCATTTTCATTTCCGACGCATTCGGTCCGGACGCGGCGCTGGTGGACGCGGTGCGCCGGGCGCACGGCTCCGGTACCGAGCTCGGAGTCGAGGACGAGGCCTGGGCGTCGGTGCAGGCGGCGACCCGGATCTTCCACGCCTTCGCCTCCGGCCCGGTGCTGCCCCTCGCGGCCGCGTGGGGCGAGGCGGAGGGGGAGGCCGGGCGGGTCCGGCACCAGGGGTTCGTGGCCGTGCGCGGCGTGACCGGCGCCATCGGCATCGCCGCCCCCGTGCTCACGGCGTCGAGCACGGCGGTGGGCGCCCTGGCCGTCACCGGCCCGCCGGGGCGGCTCCAGGTCGTCGGGGCGGTCTCGCACCTGAGGGCGGCGTGCGCCGCCGTCTCGCGCGCGCTCCAGCGGACGCCCGACATGGCGCTGGCCCAGTGA
- a CDS encoding response regulator transcription factor, whose protein sequence is MIRILLAEDQGMMRSALALLLGLEEDIEVVAQVAAGHEIVPAALEARPDVALLDIELPGLSGLDAAAELRARCPDCRVLILTTFGRPGYLRRAMEAGAAGFLVKDGPVEELAAAVRRVLAGERVIDPALAAAALGAGPSPLTPREVDVLNAAADGATVADIAARVHLSESTVRNYLSAAIGKTATRNRMEAVRAARRQGWL, encoded by the coding sequence GTGATCAGGATCCTGCTGGCCGAGGACCAGGGCATGATGCGCAGCGCCTTGGCCCTGCTGCTGGGTCTGGAGGAGGACATCGAGGTGGTGGCGCAGGTCGCGGCCGGGCACGAGATCGTGCCCGCCGCCTTGGAGGCCCGGCCCGACGTGGCCCTGCTGGACATCGAACTCCCGGGCCTGAGCGGCCTGGACGCCGCCGCCGAACTGCGCGCCCGCTGCCCGGACTGCCGGGTGCTGATCCTGACCACCTTCGGCCGGCCCGGCTACCTGCGGCGCGCCATGGAGGCCGGAGCCGCCGGATTCCTGGTGAAGGACGGCCCGGTGGAGGAACTGGCCGCGGCCGTCCGCCGGGTGCTCGCGGGGGAGCGGGTGATCGACCCCGCGCTCGCCGCCGCGGCCCTGGGCGCCGGCCCCAGCCCGCTGACCCCTCGCGAGGTGGACGTCCTGAACGCCGCCGCCGACGGGGCGACCGTCGCCGACATCGCGGCGCGGGTCCACCTGTCCGAATCGACCGTGCGCAACTACCTGTCGGCCGCCATCGGCAAGACCGCGACCCGCAACCGCATGGAGGCCGTCCGCGCCGCCCGGCGTCAGGGCTGGCTGTAG
- a CDS encoding SPFH domain-containing protein, whose amino-acid sequence MADITRRFGWRHLRSAPTAHVRHHKRGRLAHDGRGLSFWYRALSAALSEVPVDDRELAMAFHARTSDFQDVAVQATVTYRISDPAQAADRIDFSVDPDTGSWRGAPLEQIATLLTETAQQHTLDVLARTPLAVALVDGVASVRERVAAGLAAEPRLPATGIDVVAVRVVAIRPEAEVERALRTPAREQIQQEADRATYERRAVAVERERAIAENELASQIELARREEQLIDQRGINARREAEEKAAADGVRTETEAARKVRLARADAEAARETGAARAEVQAAWLRVHDEAGPGTLHALAATRLAENLPRIESVTLSPDVLTGLLARLGRPEAGAGE is encoded by the coding sequence ATGGCCGACATCACCCGGCGCTTCGGCTGGCGTCATCTGCGCTCCGCGCCCACCGCGCACGTCCGCCACCACAAGCGCGGCCGACTCGCCCACGACGGGCGAGGGCTCAGTTTCTGGTACCGGGCCCTGTCGGCCGCGCTGTCCGAAGTGCCGGTCGACGACCGGGAGCTGGCCATGGCGTTCCATGCCCGGACCTCCGACTTCCAGGACGTCGCCGTGCAGGCCACGGTCACCTACCGGATCAGCGACCCGGCCCAGGCCGCGGACCGGATCGACTTCTCCGTCGACCCGGACACCGGGAGTTGGCGCGGCGCGCCCCTGGAGCAGATCGCCACGCTCCTCACCGAGACCGCGCAGCAGCACACGCTGGACGTACTGGCCCGCACCCCGCTGGCCGTCGCCCTGGTGGACGGCGTCGCCTCCGTACGGGAGCGGGTCGCCGCCGGTCTGGCCGCCGAGCCCAGGCTCCCGGCCACCGGCATCGACGTGGTGGCCGTACGGGTGGTGGCGATCCGCCCCGAAGCCGAGGTGGAGCGCGCCCTGCGCACCCCGGCCCGCGAGCAGATCCAGCAGGAGGCGGACCGGGCCACCTACGAACGGCGGGCCGTCGCCGTCGAGCGTGAGCGCGCCATCGCCGAGAACGAGCTGGCCAGCCAGATCGAACTGGCCCGGCGCGAGGAGCAGTTGATCGACCAGCGCGGCATCAACGCCCGCCGCGAGGCCGAGGAGAAGGCGGCGGCGGACGGCGTGCGGACCGAGACGGAGGCGGCCCGCAAGGTGCGCCTGGCCCGCGCGGACGCCGAGGCGGCGCGCGAGACGGGCGCCGCGCGCGCCGAGGTCCAGGCCGCCTGGCTGCGCGTGCACGACGAAGCCGGCCCGGGCACGCTGCACGCCCTGGCCGCGACCCGGCTGGCGGAGAACCTGCCGCGGATCGAGAGCGTCACGCTCTCCCCCGACGTCCTCACCGGCCTGCTCGCCCGGCTCGGACGCCCGGAAGCCGGCGCGGGCGAGTGA
- a CDS encoding ATP-binding cassette domain-containing protein produces the protein MRTQRHGVLAAFAAQATVGGVPFRRHPRGLRHVGALLDAGQVHGGRSATAHLSALARGNGIPRRRVDEVLRDVGLAEAASRLIGGLSLGMKQRLGIATALLGDPPVLVFDEPINGMDPEGVLWVRRLFRRLAAEGRTVFLSSHLMSEMENTADDLVVIGRGRLIAAESVRDFAARGARRGVVVGTPRAAELAAVLTAAGATVEPEGSAGAEKLSVTGLPANRIGALAFEHHIRLDELTTPTASLESAFMELTADSVEYQAGRPR, from the coding sequence CTGCGAACGCAGCGCCACGGCGTGCTCGCGGCGTTCGCGGCTCAGGCCACCGTCGGCGGCGTCCCCTTCCGCCGGCACCCTCGCGGGCTGCGCCACGTCGGCGCCCTCCTCGACGCCGGTCAGGTCCACGGCGGCCGTAGCGCCACCGCCCACCTCTCCGCCCTGGCCCGCGGCAACGGCATCCCGCGGCGGCGGGTGGACGAAGTGCTCCGGGACGTGGGGCTGGCCGAGGCGGCGAGCCGTCTCATCGGCGGTCTCTCCCTCGGCATGAAGCAGCGGCTGGGGATCGCCACCGCTCTGCTCGGCGACCCGCCCGTGCTCGTGTTCGACGAGCCCATCAACGGCATGGACCCGGAGGGCGTGCTGTGGGTGCGCAGGCTCTTCCGGCGTCTGGCCGCCGAGGGGCGCACGGTCTTCCTCTCCAGCCACCTGATGTCGGAGATGGAGAACACCGCCGACGACCTGGTCGTCATCGGCCGGGGCCGCCTGATCGCCGCCGAGTCGGTACGGGACTTCGCGGCCCGCGGCGCCCGTCGCGGCGTCGTGGTGGGAACACCCCGGGCGGCCGAACTGGCAGCCGTGCTGACGGCGGCGGGCGCCACGGTCGAGCCGGAGGGCTCTGCGGGTGCGGAGAAGCTCTCCGTGACCGGCCTCCCGGCGAACCGGATCGGAGCGCTCGCCTTCGAGCACCACATCCGACTGGACGAGCTGACCACCCCCACCGCCTCGCTGGAGTCGGCCTTCATGGAACTCACCGCCGACAGCGTCGAATACCAGGCAGGACGGCCCCGATGA
- a CDS encoding methyltransferase, which translates to MTTPYGSYELTRFPEDPRDRLFAWDAADEYLLRHLHSGTGERGPVDLAGAGQVTVIGDRWGALTTALAAYHPTQITDSSLTRSATAANLDRAGIGTSKATLTLLTTQDPPPERIDVLLVRVPKSLALLEDQLHRVAPHVHAGTVVVGAGMVKEIHTSTLRLFERILGPTKTSLAEKKARLIFCTPGTPGATRPATPGPWPLTYTVDEDGGSGAGLTVVNHAGIFCADRLDIGTRFFLQNLPTNTDGARVVDLGCGNGVVGTAIQVGDEDAEVVFTDESYQAVASARATYRANVREGRRTAEFLVGDGVAMLPPGSVDLVLSNPPFHSHQATTDATALRMFAQSRKVLRPGGELWVVANRHMGYHTHLRRLFGNSEVVASEPKFVVLRAVKQDRPRSV; encoded by the coding sequence CTGACCACGCCCTATGGCTCCTACGAGCTCACCCGCTTCCCGGAGGACCCGCGCGACCGGCTCTTCGCCTGGGACGCCGCGGACGAGTACCTCCTGCGCCACCTCCACTCCGGTACGGGCGAACGCGGCCCGGTGGACCTGGCCGGCGCCGGCCAGGTCACCGTGATCGGGGACCGCTGGGGTGCGCTGACCACGGCCCTCGCGGCCTACCACCCGACGCAGATCACCGACTCCTCCCTGACCCGGTCGGCCACCGCGGCGAACCTGGACCGGGCGGGGATCGGCACCTCGAAGGCGACGCTGACCCTGCTGACCACGCAGGACCCGCCGCCCGAGCGGATCGACGTGCTCCTCGTGCGCGTGCCCAAGAGCCTGGCGCTGCTGGAGGACCAGCTGCACCGGGTGGCGCCGCACGTGCACGCGGGGACCGTGGTGGTCGGGGCGGGCATGGTGAAGGAGATCCACACCTCCACCCTGCGGCTCTTCGAGCGGATCCTGGGCCCCACGAAGACCTCGCTCGCCGAGAAGAAGGCCCGGCTGATCTTCTGCACGCCGGGCACTCCCGGGGCCACCCGTCCCGCGACCCCCGGGCCGTGGCCGCTGACGTACACGGTCGACGAGGACGGCGGCTCGGGTGCCGGGCTGACCGTCGTCAACCACGCGGGGATCTTCTGCGCGGACCGGCTGGACATCGGCACCCGCTTCTTCCTGCAGAACCTGCCGACCAACACCGACGGCGCCCGGGTCGTGGACCTGGGCTGCGGCAACGGTGTCGTCGGCACGGCGATCCAGGTCGGCGACGAGGACGCCGAGGTGGTCTTCACCGACGAGTCCTACCAGGCCGTCGCCTCGGCCCGGGCCACGTACCGGGCGAACGTGCGCGAGGGCCGGCGGACGGCCGAGTTCCTGGTCGGCGACGGGGTGGCCATGCTGCCGCCGGGCTCCGTCGACCTGGTGCTGAGCAATCCGCCGTTCCACTCCCACCAGGCCACGACGGACGCGACGGCGCTGCGGATGTTCGCGCAGTCGCGCAAGGTGCTGCGGCCCGGCGGCGAGCTGTGGGTGGTCGCCAACCGGCACATGGGCTACCACACGCACCTGCGCCGGCTCTTCGGCAACAGCGAAGTGGTCGCGAGCGAACCGAAGTTCGTGGTGCTGCGCGCGGTCAAGCAGGACCGTCCGCGATCCGTGTGA
- a CDS encoding ABC transporter ATP-binding protein translates to MSTDPAPANANPNPNPSASGGPPLPLSLRGVGKRYGSVTALDDVSLDIAEGEVVGLLGHNGAGKTTLMSLVAGLLRPDAGEIEVLGVSPVREPRRARLGLGLAPQELGVYPPLTVRQNLRFFAELAGLRRREAERRIEEAAAPLGLTDLLERRVGRLSGGEQRRVHTAMALLHRPRLLLLDEPTAGVDVETRARLIAHVRELAAAGTAVCYSTHYLGEVEDLGASAAVLDHGRLVARGTVTDLVRDHGEGAVELTFSGAPPPLRVPWPVTRADGTLRVHAREPHLAAPEVLAALGDSLPRLVNLRVLRPSLETVFLALTGQRPEAGAETGAPGATAAAAGPDDGRGDGPTPPAGRTVEAGRHG, encoded by the coding sequence GTGTCGACTGACCCGGCCCCCGCGAACGCGAACCCGAACCCGAACCCGAGCGCGTCCGGCGGCCCGCCGCTGCCGCTGAGCCTGCGCGGCGTCGGCAAGCGGTACGGCTCCGTGACGGCCCTGGACGACGTGAGCCTCGACATCGCCGAGGGCGAGGTCGTCGGCCTGCTCGGACACAACGGTGCGGGCAAGACCACCCTGATGTCCCTGGTGGCCGGGCTGTTGCGGCCCGACGCCGGCGAGATCGAGGTCCTGGGCGTCTCCCCGGTCCGCGAGCCGCGCCGGGCCCGCCTCGGGCTCGGCCTGGCGCCGCAGGAACTGGGCGTGTACCCCCCACTGACCGTACGGCAGAACCTCCGCTTCTTCGCGGAGCTGGCGGGACTGCGCCGCCGGGAGGCCGAGCGGCGCATCGAGGAGGCCGCCGCACCGCTGGGCCTCACCGACCTGCTCGAACGCCGCGTCGGCCGGCTCTCGGGGGGCGAACAGCGGCGCGTGCACACCGCCATGGCCCTGCTGCACCGGCCCAGGCTGCTCCTGCTCGACGAGCCGACGGCCGGCGTGGACGTGGAGACCCGGGCCCGGCTCATCGCCCACGTCCGCGAGCTGGCCGCCGCGGGCACGGCCGTCTGCTACTCGACCCACTACCTGGGCGAGGTGGAGGACCTCGGCGCGAGCGCGGCCGTACTCGACCACGGACGCCTGGTCGCCCGCGGCACCGTCACCGACCTGGTGCGCGACCACGGCGAGGGCGCCGTGGAGCTCACCTTCTCCGGCGCCCCGCCGCCCCTGCGCGTCCCCTGGCCGGTGACCCGCGCCGACGGAACCCTGCGGGTGCACGCCCGCGAGCCGCACCTCGCGGCACCCGAGGTGCTCGCCGCCCTCGGCGACTCCCTCCCGAGGCTGGTCAACCTGCGGGTGCTGCGGCCCAGCCTGGAGACGGTCTTCCTGGCCCTGACGGGACAGCGGCCCGAGGCCGGGGCCGAGACCGGTGCCCCGGGCGCCACGGCGGCCGCGGCCGGTCCGGACGACGGGCGCGGGGACGGCCCGACACCGCCGGCCGGCCGGACCGTGGAGGCGGGTCGCCATGGGTGA
- a CDS encoding tetratricopeptide repeat protein: MNGPTTYLGHGTAAERWERAGLFFEAKEYATAARILDALAEEAPEQLAPRLLLARAYYHSAQLSRAEAELRSLLERWPVEDYAQLLLGRTLERLGRAAEARPYLRMAAAMAGDLPE, from the coding sequence ATGAACGGGCCGACGACGTACCTCGGGCACGGGACGGCAGCCGAGCGCTGGGAGCGGGCCGGGCTCTTCTTCGAGGCGAAGGAGTACGCCACGGCGGCCCGCATCCTGGACGCCCTGGCCGAGGAGGCGCCCGAGCAGCTGGCGCCCCGGCTGCTGCTGGCCCGCGCCTACTACCACTCCGCGCAGCTCTCGCGGGCCGAGGCCGAGCTCCGCTCCCTCCTGGAGCGGTGGCCGGTCGAGGACTACGCGCAGCTCCTGCTGGGCCGCACGCTGGAACGGCTCGGCCGGGCCGCCGAGGCCCGTCCGTACCTGCGGATGGCCGCGGCGATGGCCGGGGACCTCCCGGAGTAG
- a CDS encoding pirin family protein, with protein MSNLDRQPALSACGGRGFVVAEPVRELLSPRTVKLGESTEVRRLLPNLGRRMVGAWCFVDHYGPDDIADEPGMQVAPHPHSGLQTVSWLHEGEVLHRDSVGSLETIRPRELGLMTSGRGISHSEESPRPHARLLHGAQLWVALPDAHRNVAPHFQHHAELPQVTAPGLTATVILGTLDTATSPGTAYSPIVGADLALAADTRTSLPLDPDFEYAVLSMSGEAEVDGVRILPGSMLYLGCGRTELPLRALSDAGLMLLGGEPFEEEIVMFWNWIGRSQEEIEQFRDDWTRGTRYGEVKGYDGAPIPAPQLPPTRLKPRGRTR; from the coding sequence ATGAGCAATCTCGATCGCCAGCCCGCTCTCTCCGCCTGCGGCGGCCGCGGTTTCGTCGTCGCCGAACCGGTCCGCGAGCTCCTCAGTCCGCGCACGGTCAAGCTCGGGGAGTCCACCGAGGTCCGCCGCCTCCTGCCGAACCTGGGCCGCCGCATGGTGGGCGCCTGGTGCTTCGTGGACCACTACGGTCCCGACGACATCGCCGACGAGCCCGGCATGCAGGTCGCACCGCACCCCCACTCCGGGCTCCAGACGGTGAGCTGGCTGCACGAGGGCGAGGTGCTGCACCGCGACAGCGTCGGCAGCCTGGAGACGATCCGGCCCCGCGAGCTCGGCCTGATGACCTCCGGCCGCGGCATCAGCCACTCCGAGGAGAGCCCCCGCCCGCACGCCCGGCTCCTGCACGGCGCGCAGCTGTGGGTGGCCCTGCCGGACGCCCACCGCAACGTGGCCCCGCACTTCCAGCACCACGCGGAACTCCCGCAGGTCACGGCCCCCGGCCTGACGGCCACGGTCATCCTCGGCACCCTCGACACGGCGACCTCGCCCGGCACGGCGTACAGCCCCATCGTCGGCGCGGACCTGGCCCTGGCGGCGGACACGCGGACCAGCCTCCCGCTCGACCCGGACTTCGAGTACGCGGTCCTGTCCATGTCGGGCGAGGCGGAGGTCGACGGTGTCCGCATCCTCCCGGGCTCGATGCTCTACCTGGGCTGCGGCCGCACGGAGCTGCCCCTGCGGGCCCTGTCGGACGCGGGCCTGATGCTGTTGGGCGGAGAGCCGTTCGAGGAGGAGATCGTGATGTTCTGGAACTGGATCGGACGGTCCCAGGAGGAGATCGAACAGTTCCGCGACGACTGGACCCGAGGCACCCGCTACGGCGAGGTCAAGGGCTACGACGGCGCTCCGATCCCGGCCCCGCAGCTCCCGCCGACCCGCCTGAAGCCCAGGGGCAGAACCCGCTGA
- a CDS encoding methyltransferase domain-containing protein, giving the protein MPDAGPYAAGRDAGRGSGPGPGPVPAAAGAASPAGQRGAQYRYHRDLFPALHDWERTERSIVEFSGEEGPAGLLGLDQMGHFGPQGCDLVASAVIDHGGGPLDLCELGSGFGGALRYTVDKITAGGLTVRRAHGVDLVPEHCAVSRNINHAQGRTGTTDICASATAVPLPDASLDVVLVTGSMPHFPAPGEVLREAGRLLRRGGLLVLTEEVSLTPGGDGPSEPFRATHPRGVFFTTPLADRLRELERAGFADVVHRDLTRWAVALLTDRLKVVRIFRGSVAGIYGPASADLIRDTLDAARTEFLAGRLSPALITALRV; this is encoded by the coding sequence ATGCCGGATGCCGGGCCGTACGCCGCGGGGCGCGATGCCGGACGGGGGTCCGGTCCCGGGCCCGGGCCCGTACCGGCGGCGGCCGGAGCGGCTTCACCGGCGGGTCAGCGGGGAGCCCAGTACCGCTACCACCGGGACCTGTTCCCCGCGCTGCACGACTGGGAGCGCACCGAGCGCTCCATCGTCGAGTTCAGCGGCGAGGAGGGTCCCGCCGGACTGCTGGGCCTCGACCAGATGGGCCACTTCGGTCCGCAGGGCTGCGACCTGGTGGCCTCCGCCGTGATCGACCACGGCGGAGGTCCGCTCGACCTGTGCGAGCTGGGCAGCGGTTTCGGCGGCGCCCTCCGGTACACGGTGGACAAGATCACCGCGGGCGGGCTGACCGTGCGCCGTGCCCACGGCGTCGACCTGGTCCCCGAGCACTGCGCCGTCAGCCGGAACATCAACCACGCGCAGGGGCGCACCGGGACGACCGACATCTGCGCGTCCGCCACGGCCGTCCCGCTCCCCGACGCCTCGCTCGACGTCGTCCTGGTGACGGGATCGATGCCGCACTTCCCCGCGCCCGGCGAGGTGCTGCGCGAGGCCGGACGGCTGCTGCGCCGCGGCGGGTTGCTCGTCCTGACGGAGGAGGTGAGCCTGACGCCCGGCGGTGACGGGCCGTCGGAGCCGTTCCGCGCCACCCACCCGCGCGGGGTGTTCTTCACGACCCCGCTCGCCGACCGGCTGCGGGAGCTGGAGCGCGCGGGCTTCGCGGACGTGGTCCACAGGGACCTGACGCGGTGGGCGGTGGCACTGCTCACCGACCGCCTGAAGGTCGTGCGCATCTTCCGGGGAAGTGTGGCCGGCATCTACGGGCCCGCGTCGGCCGATCTCATCCGCGACACCCTCGACGCGGCCCGCACGGAGTTCCTGGCGGGCCGGCTGTCACCCGCCCTGATCACGGCCCTGCGGGTCTGA
- a CDS encoding sensor histidine kinase, producing the protein MALRSQEVAEAVTAERLRIARELHDVVAHSIGIIAIQAGVGSRVIQTRPAEAREALRAIETTSRETLSGLRRTLVSLRRAERGATASEPSPLAPSPGLADVERLAAATADAGVRVDVRRGGEQRPVPTDIDLSAYRIVQESLTNVVRHAATERCRVAIDYRDGELLVEVVDDGRGTTGDGSAHGFGIIGMRERVGLVGGRLTAGPRPEGGFRVAARLPLPAPAPATVAVVAR; encoded by the coding sequence GTGGCGCTGCGTTCGCAGGAAGTGGCCGAGGCCGTGACGGCCGAACGGCTGCGGATCGCACGGGAACTCCACGACGTGGTCGCGCACAGCATCGGCATCATCGCCATCCAGGCCGGCGTGGGCAGCCGCGTCATCCAGACCCGGCCCGCGGAGGCCCGCGAGGCCCTGCGCGCCATCGAGACCACCAGCAGGGAGACGCTGTCGGGCCTTCGGCGCACGCTCGTCTCACTCCGCCGTGCCGAACGGGGTGCGACGGCCTCGGAGCCGTCGCCGCTCGCACCGTCGCCGGGGCTGGCGGACGTCGAACGGCTGGCAGCGGCGACCGCGGACGCGGGGGTACGCGTCGACGTGCGCCGCGGCGGGGAGCAGCGTCCGGTGCCGACCGACATCGACCTGTCCGCCTACCGGATCGTGCAGGAGTCACTGACCAACGTGGTCCGTCACGCGGCCACCGAACGGTGCCGGGTGGCCATCGACTACCGGGACGGGGAACTCCTCGTGGAGGTCGTCGACGACGGGCGCGGTACCACCGGAGACGGCTCGGCCCACGGCTTCGGCATCATCGGCATGCGGGAGCGGGTCGGCCTGGTGGGCGGCCGCCTCACCGCGGGCCCCCGACCCGAGGGCGGCTTCCGGGTGGCGGCCCGGCTGCCGCTGCCCGCCCCCGCCCCCGCCACGGTTGCGGTGGTGGCCCGATGA
- a CDS encoding aspartate aminotransferase family protein: MAASDGHGAARDALAATRRHQSPQLALVYGMNGSGAIEMRGEGARLLLSDGRGALDFGSYAVTLLGQRHPAVLAAVRDELDAMPVSTRVLANRTTAELARRLAAWGDAERLTKVWLGLNGCDAVEAALKLARLATGRSRVLAIEGAYHGKSLGALAATSNARYRRGLEPLLGGVIHIPADTAAIPAAFAAGGADGGVAAVLFEPVQGEGGVLPLEPAFLRALADAAHAHGAFVIADEIQTGLRRCGPRLVSTEAGVRPDAVLLGKALGGGVQPLSAVLATPELYAPLTADPFAHTTTFSGHPLGAAAGLAALTAVEELAPRGAVLERLLADGLARIAGRHPGLVTRVRGRGLLWGVEFGTPAAAGDVLMELGRKGLVVSPCLGRPEVLRLLPPLVASDEEAEEALAILDSVCAAVPDEFRSADAP, translated from the coding sequence ATGGCCGCGAGCGACGGACACGGGGCCGCCCGGGACGCGCTCGCCGCGACCCGCCGCCACCAGTCCCCCCAACTGGCCCTGGTCTACGGGATGAACGGCTCCGGAGCGATCGAGATGCGCGGCGAGGGCGCCCGCCTGCTGCTCTCCGACGGCCGTGGCGCCCTGGACTTCGGGAGCTACGCCGTCACCCTGCTCGGGCAGCGCCATCCGGCCGTCCTGGCCGCCGTGCGCGACGAGCTGGACGCGATGCCGGTGTCGACCCGGGTGCTGGCCAACCGGACGACCGCCGAACTGGCCCGGCGGCTGGCGGCCTGGGGCGATGCGGAACGCCTGACCAAGGTGTGGCTGGGGCTCAACGGCTGTGACGCGGTCGAGGCGGCGCTCAAACTGGCCCGGCTCGCCACGGGCCGCAGCCGCGTCCTCGCGATCGAGGGCGCCTACCACGGCAAGTCCCTCGGAGCACTGGCCGCGACCTCGAACGCACGCTACCGCCGCGGTCTGGAACCCCTGCTGGGCGGCGTCATCCACATCCCGGCGGACACTGCGGCGATCCCCGCGGCCTTCGCGGCGGGCGGGGCGGACGGCGGGGTGGCGGCCGTCCTCTTCGAGCCGGTCCAGGGCGAGGGCGGGGTGCTGCCGCTGGAGCCCGCTTTCCTGCGGGCCCTGGCCGACGCCGCGCACGCGCACGGCGCCTTCGTGATCGCGGACGAGATCCAGACGGGGCTGCGCCGGTGCGGCCCCCGGCTGGTCAGTACCGAGGCCGGGGTGCGCCCGGACGCGGTGCTCCTCGGCAAGGCACTGGGCGGCGGGGTGCAGCCGCTGTCCGCGGTGCTGGCCACGCCGGAGCTGTACGCCCCGCTGACGGCGGACCCGTTCGCCCACACCACCACCTTCTCGGGGCATCCGCTCGGCGCGGCGGCCGGCCTCGCCGCCCTCACGGCGGTGGAGGAACTCGCGCCGCGCGGAGCCGTGCTGGAGCGCCTGCTGGCCGACGGCCTGGCGCGGATCGCCGGCCGGCACCCCGGCCTGGTGACGCGGGTGCGTGGCCGCGGGCTCCTGTGGGGCGTGGAGTTCGGCACTCCCGCCGCGGCCGGGGACGTGCTGATGGAGCTCGGCCGCAAGGGCCTCGTGGTCTCGCCGTGCCTGGGCCGGCCGGAGGTGCTCCGGCTGCTCCCGCCGCTGGTGGCCTCGGACGAGGAGGCCGAGGAGGCCCTCGCGATCCTCGACTCCGTCTGCGCCGCCGTACCCGACGAGTTCAGGTCCGCCGACGCGCCCTAG
- a CDS encoding response regulator, which produces MTVRILLVDDQPLVRSGLRVLMADDPGLEVVGEAATGAEAVRLARDVHPDVVVMDIRMPGMDGIEATRLITADRAATRVLMLTTFDEDDHVYGALRAGASGFLVKDMALDDILAAVHVVAAGDALIAPGVTRRLIADFVGRPETVPRRSPQPVAGITEREREVLTLIGRGRSNTEIAEDLFISVATAKSHVSRLLAKLGARDRIELVITAYETGLVTPDR; this is translated from the coding sequence ATGACCGTCCGGATCCTGCTCGTCGACGACCAGCCGCTGGTGCGGTCCGGTCTGCGCGTCCTCATGGCGGACGACCCCGGCCTGGAAGTCGTCGGTGAAGCCGCCACCGGCGCCGAGGCGGTCCGGCTGGCCCGGGACGTCCATCCCGACGTCGTGGTGATGGACATCCGGATGCCGGGCATGGACGGGATCGAGGCCACCCGCCTGATCACGGCCGACCGGGCCGCGACGCGGGTCCTCATGCTGACCACCTTCGACGAGGACGACCACGTCTACGGCGCGCTCCGGGCCGGTGCGAGCGGCTTCCTGGTCAAGGACATGGCCCTCGACGACATCCTCGCGGCGGTCCACGTGGTCGCCGCCGGTGACGCGCTGATCGCGCCCGGCGTGACGCGCCGTCTGATCGCCGACTTCGTCGGGCGCCCCGAAACGGTCCCGCGGCGCTCTCCGCAACCGGTCGCGGGCATCACCGAACGGGAACGGGAGGTGCTGACCCTGATCGGACGCGGCCGGTCGAACACCGAGATCGCGGAGGACCTCTTCATATCGGTGGCAACCGCCAAGTCGCACGTGTCGCGGCTGCTCGCCAAACTGGGCGCGCGCGACCGCATCGAGCTCGTGATCACCGCCTACGAGACGGGACTCGTCACGCCGGACCGCTGA